A stretch of DNA from Rothia mucilaginosa:
TGGGTGCAGAGCTGAAGATGGAATCACCCCCTACGGGATAAATTATGAACTTTTCATAATAAGTGTTTATGTGGGTTTATGGGTGAAAATATGCGAAAAGTCGCAGAAAAATGCGGGTAATCCCGCAAAAATACCCTGGAGTCATAGAATAAACCCACACAAAAACACTCGCTGGTTCGGGGTGTTTCTAGGCCGTCTCACAGGCTAAGAATCCGTGAAAAAATGTGCGACACGCCGCAGGGAAATACCGGTTTGAGGGTCCCATCGGGTACATAATCCGCCTCTCAATCCCCAAAACCAGCGGCACGCACCACCCCGAACGCATCCACCGTAGGAACGCATCAAGCAGGAGAAAGCATGACTAGCGAACAGAACGCAACCACCGCGGGCACCCGTCCGCGCACCCTGGCAGAAAAAGTCTGGGACGCACACGTCGTCGTCCCCGGTGAAAACGGCAAGCCCGACCTGCTCTACATCGACCTGCAGCTACTGCACGAAGTGACCTCGCCCCAGGCATTCGAAGGTCTGCGCATCGAGAACCGCCCCCTGCGCCGCCTCGACCTGACCATCGCCACCGAGGACCACAACACCCCCACCGACAACATCTTCGGCACCATCGCCGACCTGACCAGCCGCACCCAGATCGAGACCCTGCGCCGCAACGCCAAGGAATTCGGCGTGCGCATCCACTCCCTCGGCGACGAGGAACAGGGCATCGTGCACGTGGTCGGCCCGCAGCTCGGTCTGACCATGCCCGGCATGACCATCGTCTGCGGCGACTCCCACACCTCCACCCACGGTGCGTTCGGCGCTCTCGCGTTCGGTATTGGCACCTCCGAGGTGGAGCACGTCATGGCAACCCAGACCCTGCCCCTGGCACGCTTCAAGACCATGGCAATCAACGTTGAAGGCACCCTCAAGCCCGGCGTGACCGCCAAGGACATCATCCTCGCCGTCATCGCGCAGATTGGCACCGGCGGCGGTCAGGGCTACGTGCTTGAATACCGCGGCTCCGCAATCCGCTCCCTCTCCATGGAGGGCCGCATGACCATGTGCAACATGTCCATTGAGGCGGGCGCACGCGCCGGCATGGTCGCCCCCGACGAGACCACCTTCGAGTACATCAAGGGTCGCCAGCACGCACCCAAGGGCGAAGAATGGGACAAGGCGGTCGAGTACTGGAAGAGCCTGCCCACCGACGAAGGCGCCGTCTTCGACAAGGAAATCTTCATCAACGCCGACGAGCTCGAACCCTTCGTCACCTGGGGTACCAACCCCGGTCAGGGTATTCCGCTGAGTCACGCCGTTCCCTCCCCGGACGACTTCGAGGACGAGAACGACAAGGTCGCAGCAGAACGCGCCCTCGAATACATGGGCCTGGAGGCGGGCACCCCCATGAAGGAAATCCCCGTGGACGTCGTCTTCCTGGGTTCCTGCACCAACTCCCGCATCGAGGATCTGCGCGCCGCCGCAGACATTGTGCGTGGCCGCACCATCGCTGAGAACGTACGCATGATGGTCGTGCCCGGCTCCCAGAAGGTCCGCGCACAGGCAGAAGCAGAAGGCCTGGACAAGGTCTTCAAGGAATTCGGTGCCGACTGGCGCTTCGCCGGCTGCTCCATGTGCCTGGGCATGAACCCCGACCAGCTGGTACCCGGTGAGCGTTGCGCCTCCACCTCGAACCGTAACTTTGAGGGCCGCCAGGGCAAGGGTGGCCGCACCCACCTTGTCTCCCCGGTGGTTGCCGCCGCAACCGCTGTGCGCGGTACCCTGTCCGCCCCGTCCGACGTCGTGGCCTAGCACGCCGCTATAGCTAAGGAGCCATTATGGAACCCATTATTAAGCACACCGGCATTGGCGTGCCGCTGCGTTCTTCGAATGTTGACACCGACCAGATCATTCCCGCCGTCTACCTCAAGCGAGTGACCAAGACCGGCTTCGACGATGCCCTCTTCGCTAACTGGCGTAAGGACCCCGAGTTCGTCCTGAACCAGGAGCCCTACAAGCACGGCAGCGTGCTGGTGGCGGGTCCGGACTTCGGTACCGGTTCTTCCCGTGAGCACGCCGTGTGGGCGCTGCGCGACTACGGTTTCAAGGTCGTTATTTCTGCTCGTTTTGCCGATATTTTCCGCGGCAACTCCGGTAAGCAGGGCCTGGTCACCGCACAGGTTGCACAGGACGATATTGAGCTGATTTGGAATGCGCTGGAGCACGAGCCCGGCACCGAAATCACCGTTGACCTGGAATCCAAGACCGTAACCGTGGGCGCGCTGGTCGTTCCCTTCGAAATTGACGACTACGTGCGCTGGCGCCTCATGGAGGGCCTGGACGACATTGGTCTGACCCTGCAGAACCTCGAGGCTATTGAGGCGTACGAGGCGAAGCGCCCCTCCTGGATGCCCCGCACCCAGGAACTCTAAATAGGGGAGCTCTCAGCCGAGCGCTCTAAAACCTAGAGGTATAAAGCTCGAAGGCGGCGACTAAATCAGTCGCCGCCTTCGAGCTTTTCTGCATCCGAACCTTTACGTACCAAAACCTCGGCACACATATAAAAGCGCCTCCCCGGAGCATCAGCTTCCGGGGAGGCGCATTTATTCAATACCTAGAGCTTAGGCGCCCTCAGTGATGGGGGTGTTCAGGGTTGCGTTCTCGGTGCAGCTGTACAGCGCCGCCGAACCGGGGGAGCGCACGTCCGCGGTCGGGTTGGCGTTCTGCGCGGTGGCAAGAGCGAAGTCAGAAACCACCTCGTGGTTAATGTAGCTGCCGCCTGCACCGCCGCCGCTGCTCAGAGAGCTGAGCGAGTAGATGTTTCCTTCGCTCTCGAACTGCACCTGACGGCCGAAAACGCTCTCGTAGTACGCGCCGACGGTCCAGATGTTCAGGCCTGCGCCGCCGCCGCCGTAGCCGGCGCCTCCGCCGGATGCTACGGAAGTGAGGGAGAGCTTGCCGTAGGTGTGGGAGAGCAACGCGCCGGAGCCGCCCTTACCGCGGTAGGAGCCGGTAGCGTCCGCACCGCCGGTGCCCTTCTCCTTCTCACTCACGGAGTCGCCCTCGTAGCGGTAGTAGCGCGGGAAATCGTAGGAATCGAACCAGGGCTCGGACATGGGCAGGAGCTTCAGCTCGTTGTTCTCGTCGAGGACGCCGATCAATGCCTCACCGAGGGTACCCGCGACGCCGGAGCGACCAGCGGTACCGCCGGTGACCATGAGGCGCATGTCGAGGGTCTTGTCGTCCTCGTCGAGGGGCATGAATTCCTGGTAGGGGCTTGCCATGAGCATGCCGCCCTGACCGGTGTTGTCGGTGCCCAGGTCGCCGCCTGCGCTGCCGCCTGCGGTGGTGGATGCGTCGCGGCTGTCCAGTGCCACGCGCAGTGCCGGGTTCAGCTGATCCTTGGGCTGGGTATCGAAGAAGCTCTGGTGGGTGGTGAGGGTTCCCAGCTGTGCGCCGCCGCCACCTGCACCCGCAACGGCTACGACGGTGACTGCGCCGTCGCGGACGAGCTCGACCGCGGAGGAACCGCCGCCGGATGCACCGTACACGTAGCCGCTGTTAGTACCCACTACCTGCGCTGTGCCGGTTGCGGTGCTGGAGCCGGTGGAGTCGCCGCCCGCTGCGTAGCCTTCGCCGCCGAGTGCGGGCTTCGCGCCGGACGCCGAGCCGACGCCGCCGTTACCCGCCCAGACGCGCAGGATATCGCCGGGCTTGACCGCCAGAACGCCGCTGAGCTGCGCGCCGGCACCGCCGCCAGCTAGGGATGCGTTCGTGACGTCGGTCAGGTAGCTGGGGGTGAAGGAAGATGCGGCACCGCCGGCACCTCCCACGAGGTCGAATCGTACTCGTCCAACGCCTTCAGGGACGAGCCATTCGGTGTATGCACCAGCCTTGTCGTCGAAGCCGGTTGCGGTCGGCTTGAGGGTCAGGGCGGGGGAACAGGTGGGCTCGCCGCTTGCCGCCCATGCAGGGACGGTTGTGCTGGCGATGATAACGGGGGCGCTCCATGCCGCACCCTGTACGAGGCGGCGGCGTGAAATGCGTGATGCAGTGTTGTGATGTGTCATATTGGGTCCTCCGGTTGTTTCGCGGATGCAGCCGCGAAATAACCTGTGGTTGGTTGCGATGTGCCCTGGTTTTTAGTTGACTTTCGAATATTTACGGTGATGTTGAGGTGAATTTTTGAAGTTGAAGTGAGTCAGGAAGCCGAACCGTTGTGGTTGGGCGCCATCGCAGGGTTTATGCAGTGAATACACGCCCGTTCCCTGCCGTGAGGCTCCGTACTGCATGGAGCAACGGCAATGCCGGCGCAGATGCCGCAGCTGAGAGCCGATTGGCTCCTCGGTGAGAGTGGAGGCGCCGTTCAGCGGGTAAGAGTGTGCACGTTATTGTAGGGGGGAGGTTACTCTCAAGTTCAAATTCGTGCGTCAAAAAGACGAAACTGGCGTCAAATTTCGGTGAAGAACCAGAAAATGTTTGCATTGTTGTGAATATTTGTGTATCTTTTTGTTTTTTCCGGCACTGAATCTGGAGGGGTCAGAGCGGTTTATCACACACACAACGGAGCAAAATCCCAGTCACGAGTTCCAAAGGCTCTTCAGTGTTTGGAGCACCTTTACGCAGGGCTTAGAATAATGATGAATATATGCGCCCGTTTCACCCTGCTACCGGCAGAGGGCACGGCACGTATGAGCGTATGAGAACGCGGCGTATCGGCACACTGTTAAAGTTCGGCCTAAACCAGCCGACTCCACAAAGGATTTTTAATGACTGAGAACATCAGCAAGCTTCGCATTGAAGGTGGCACTCCGCTCGTTGGTGAGGTCCACGTTCGAGGCGCCAAGAACCTGGTGCCCAAGGCGATGGTCGCAGCACTGCACGGTTCGACCCCCTCGACCCTGCGTAACGTCCCCGACCTGAGCGATGTCGAAATCGTTACCACCCTCGTGGAGCTGCACGGCGCAAAGGTCGACTACGACCGCGAAGCTGGTGTTCTGACCCTCAACCCCGCACAGGATGCAACCACCGCTGCAAAGAACGCAGAGGAGATTCAGCTCTTCGGCGGTAACTCCCGCATCCCGATTCTGATGGTGGGCCCGCTGCTGCACACCCTCGGTACCGCACGCATCCCCAACCTGGGTGGTTGCAAGATCGGTGACCGCCCCATCGACTACCATATGTCTGCACTGCGCAAGTTCGGCGCGGTCGTTGAGAAGGACGATGAAACCGGCACCACCCTGATCGTTCCCGAAGAGGGCCTGAAGGGTGCAGAGATTGTGCTGAACTACCCCTCCGTGGGCGCTACCGAGCAGGTTCTGCTCACCGGTGTGCGCGCTAAGGGTAAGACCGTCCTGCGCAACGCAGCGATTGAGCCCGAAATTATTGACCTGATTGCTGTTCTGCAGAAGATGGGTGCCATCATCTTCATTAACGAGGACCGCACCATCGTCATTGAGGGCGTGGACGAGCTGACCGGCTACGATCACGCGTCCCTGCCCGACCGCAACGAGTCCGCTTCCTGGGCTTCTGCGGCTCTGGCTACCGGCGGCGATATTTTCGTGCGCGGCGCAGCTCAGAAGGATATGACTGCGTTCCTGAACCAGTTCCGCAAGATGGGCGGCCTGTACGAGGTGACCGCCGAGGGTATCCGCTTCACCCACCCGGCTCAGCGCACCCCCGGTGCCCAGCTGAAGCCCATCGTCTTTGAGACCAATGTGCACCCCGGCTTCATGACCGACTGGCAGCAGCCCCTCGTTGTGGCGCTGACCCAGGCTAAGGGCGCGTCCATTGTGCACGAGACCGTGTACGAGGAGCGTTTCGGCTTCACCAACGCCCTGAAGCAGATGGGTGCAGATATTGTCGTCATGCGTGACTGCGTGGGCGGTGCACCCTGCCGTTTCGAGGGTAAGGGCTACGGCCACTCCGCTATTATTTCTGGCCCCACCCCGCTGACCGGTGCCGACATTGAGGTTCCGGACCTGCGCGGCG
This window harbors:
- the murA gene encoding UDP-N-acetylglucosamine 1-carboxyvinyltransferase, with product MTENISKLRIEGGTPLVGEVHVRGAKNLVPKAMVAALHGSTPSTLRNVPDLSDVEIVTTLVELHGAKVDYDREAGVLTLNPAQDATTAAKNAEEIQLFGGNSRIPILMVGPLLHTLGTARIPNLGGCKIGDRPIDYHMSALRKFGAVVEKDDETGTTLIVPEEGLKGAEIVLNYPSVGATEQVLLTGVRAKGKTVLRNAAIEPEIIDLIAVLQKMGAIIFINEDRTIVIEGVDELTGYDHASLPDRNESASWASAALATGGDIFVRGAAQKDMTAFLNQFRKMGGLYEVTAEGIRFTHPAQRTPGAQLKPIVFETNVHPGFMTDWQQPLVVALTQAKGASIVHETVYEERFGFTNALKQMGADIVVMRDCVGGAPCRFEGKGYGHSAIISGPTPLTGADIEVPDLRGGFSHIIAALAAKGTSHVSGVELIARGYENFEEKLKGLGANFEVLARKASKAPKPDAAIVVVEPEEVEVQD
- the leuD gene encoding 3-isopropylmalate dehydratase small subunit, translated to MEPIIKHTGIGVPLRSSNVDTDQIIPAVYLKRVTKTGFDDALFANWRKDPEFVLNQEPYKHGSVLVAGPDFGTGSSREHAVWALRDYGFKVVISARFADIFRGNSGKQGLVTAQVAQDDIELIWNALEHEPGTEITVDLESKTVTVGALVVPFEIDDYVRWRLMEGLDDIGLTLQNLEAIEAYEAKRPSWMPRTQEL
- the leuC gene encoding 3-isopropylmalate dehydratase large subunit, which encodes MTSEQNATTAGTRPRTLAEKVWDAHVVVPGENGKPDLLYIDLQLLHEVTSPQAFEGLRIENRPLRRLDLTIATEDHNTPTDNIFGTIADLTSRTQIETLRRNAKEFGVRIHSLGDEEQGIVHVVGPQLGLTMPGMTIVCGDSHTSTHGAFGALAFGIGTSEVEHVMATQTLPLARFKTMAINVEGTLKPGVTAKDIILAVIAQIGTGGGQGYVLEYRGSAIRSLSMEGRMTMCNMSIEAGARAGMVAPDETTFEYIKGRQHAPKGEEWDKAVEYWKSLPTDEGAVFDKEIFINADELEPFVTWGTNPGQGIPLSHAVPSPDDFEDENDKVAAERALEYMGLEAGTPMKEIPVDVVFLGSCTNSRIEDLRAAADIVRGRTIAENVRMMVVPGSQKVRAQAEAEGLDKVFKEFGADWRFAGCSMCLGMNPDQLVPGERCASTSNRNFEGRQGKGGRTHLVSPVVAAATAVRGTLSAPSDVVA